A single genomic interval of Osmia lignaria lignaria isolate PbOS001 chromosome 9, iyOsmLign1, whole genome shotgun sequence harbors:
- the LOC117607178 gene encoding uncharacterized protein LOC117607178 produces MDAETGAILALQILALCSIVAALLAYLMRQSRNATDEYETRNKRHVLVTSCDTCVGLQIAIALYEVGYKVFVGVLDPSGNSPSMKILRAIEQQKEKEDEPGDTGRGNPQDPEVRARGQIVPLELDSTREDSLRACLDAVRAKLPAGEDGLWAVVHTGGLALPGVIERQPSSAWESMLRHNLVAPLRTARMFIPLLRVKRGRIVLLGDSTTSYGTKAGTGLVAFSASRKAVEGAAEALKSELQSSGVDVVLLKPPPVNPLILYSSPVLKTSDVESGIVSSEGTWTAPMSTHAIQNSLIPALTTPCPRTSYDMVDKPKLFCR; encoded by the exons ATGGACGCTGAAACCGGGGCCATTTTGGCCCTACAAATATTGGCTCTCTGTTCGATAGTCGCCGCCCTGTTAGCCTATCTAATGCGGCAATCGAGGAACGCAACGGACGAATACGAGACCCGTAACAAACGTCATGTTCTCGTTACCAGCTGCGATACATGCGTGGGTTTGCAGATCGCCATTGCGCTCTACGAGGTTGGTTACAAG GTATTTGTCGGAGTGTTGGATCCATCTGGTAACTCACCATCGATGAAGATCCTGAGGGCGATCGAGCAGCAGAAAGAAAAGGAGGACGAACCGGGAGACACGGGTCGAGGGAACCCGCAGGATCCGGAAGTACGTGCTCGCGGCCAAATCGTTCCATTGGAACTGGACTCGACCAGGGAGGACAGTTTACGCGCTTGTTTGGACGCAGTTAGGGCGAAACTTCCGGCCGGGGAAGACG GTCTCTGGGCGGTCGTGCACACCGGTGGCTTGGCTCTGCCCGGTGTTATAGAGAGACAGCCGAGTTCGGCGTGGGAATCCATGTTGCGACACAACTTGGTCGCGCCGCTTAGGACCGCCAGAATGTTCATTCCTCTTTTACGCGTGAAAAGAG GACGCATCGTTCTTTTGGGCGATTCGACGACGAGCTACGGCACGAAAGCTGGCACAGGGCTGGTAGCGTTCAGCGCTTCGAGGAAGGCGGTCGAAGGGGCTGCGGAGGCATTAAAAAGCGAACTACAATCGTCCGGAGTCGACGTGGTTCTTCTTAAACCACCGCCTGTGAATCCTCTTATTCTTTACAGCTCGCCCGTACTCAAGAC ATCTGACGTGGAGTCTGGTATAGTCTCCTCCGAGGGAACATGGACTGCTCCGATGTCGACTCACGCCATTCAGAATTCCCTGATACCAGCACTCACGACACCTTGTCCACGAACTTCCTACGACATGGTTGATAAACCGAAGCTTTTCTGCAGATGA
- the LOC117604238 gene encoding uncharacterized protein LOC117604238 gives MEVVDMGEAMAVEVEDTGEATEVAVEDTGADMVDMVEVTEVAVEDTGEATEVAVEDTGEATEEAVEDTGVDTVDTAEATEVAVEDTGVATEEAVEDTGVDTVDTAEATEVAVEDTGVATEEAVEDTGVDTVDMAEATEVAHGGGYGGHGGGGGGHGGGHGGGGGGHGGGGHGGGGGHGGGGHAHSFHHFSGPVVGGHQEVSWKDKHGHYDHDYKAYPKYHYAYGVEDSHTKDYHGQKEHRDGKEVDGEYHLHEPGGNVRSVKYHSHPHGGFFAEVHNYGGNDHSGGGHGGHKHR, from the exons ATGGAGGTGGTGGACATGGGGGAGGCCATGGCGGTGGAGGTGGAGGACACGGGGGAGGCCACGGAGGTGGCGGTGGAGGACACGGGGGCGGATATGGTGGACATGGTGGAGGTCACGGAGGTGGCGGTGGAGGACACGGGGGAGGCCACGGAGGTGGCGGTGGAGGACACGGGGGAGGCCACGGAGGAGGCGGTGGAGGACACGGGGGTGGATACGGTGGACACAGCGGAGGCCACGGAGGTGGCGGTGGAGGACACGGGGGTGGCCACGGAGGAGGCGGTGGAGGACACGGGGGTGGATACGGTGGACACAGCGGAGGCCACGGAGGTGGCGGTGGAGGACACGGGGGTGGCCACGGAGGAGGCGGTGGAGGACACGGGGGTGGATACGGTGGACATGGCGGAGGCCACGGAGGTGGCG CACGGGGGTGGATACGGTGGACACGGAGGTGGCGGTGGAGGACACGGGGGAGGACACGGAGGTGGCGGTGGAGGACACGGGGGTGGTGGACACGGTGGTGGCGGTGGACATGGAGGCGGTGGACACGCGCACTCTTTCCACCATTTCTCCGGGCCTGTAGTGGGTGGCCACCAAGAGGTCAGCTGGAAGGATAAACACGGACATTATGATCACGATTATAAAGCGTATCCTAAATACCACTACGCGTACGGTGTAGAAGACAGCCACACGAAAGACTATCACGGACAGAAGGAGCACCGCGACG GGAAGGAAGTCGACGGGGAGTATCATCTTCACGAGCCTGGCGGTAACGTGAGAAGCGTCAAGTATCATTCTCATCCTCACGGTGGATTTTTCGCCGAAGTTCATAATTATGGCGGAAACGATCACTCCGGAGGCGGACACGGAGGACACAAGCATAGATGA
- the LOC117604222 gene encoding adult-specific cuticular protein ACP-22-like, producing MAPMEYSTRFVLIATVLMMASVQDGSAGHAHSFAHFHGPVEGPAEEITFHGKHGYHHGYVAHPKYDFSYGVQDHHTGDHHSQKEHRDGKNVAGEYTVKEPGGNVRTVKYHADPHGGFFAYVHNSNGNDHDGYGGGHGHDGGSGYY from the exons TTCGTTTTAATTGCGACCGTACTGATGATGGCATCGGTGCAGGATGGATCAGCAGGACACGCTCACAGCTTCGCGCATTTCCACGGTCCTGTGGAAGGTCCCGCGGAGGAGATCACCTTCCATGGTAAACATGGATATCACCATGGATACGTAGCTCATCCAAAATACGATTTCTCTTACGGGGTCCAAGATCACCATACTGGCGACCATCATAGTCAAAAGGAACACAGAGACG GGAAAAATGTAGCTGGCGAGTACACGGTGAAGGAACCAGGAGGAAACGTGAGAACCGTCAAGTACCACGCCGATCCTCATGGAGGATTCTTCGCCTACGTGCATAATTCCAATGGAAACGACCACGATGGATATGGAGGTGGACATGGACACGATGGTGGATCAGGCTACTATTGA